The genomic window ATTCTTCTTAGCTACGCCCTAATTCTCAAGGCCGCTTCCTGATAAAAGCCATATTTGAACCGGTAGATGCTCACCACCTTACTCTTGGATTCCTTTTCAACTATCCCCATTTCCAGAAGGGTCTCGAGCGTGTTAACGACGCTGACTTCCGTCAATCCAGACAGCCTTGCAAGTGACGATGGCCTGGAAACACCCTCACCCATGGCGTTTAAGAGCGCTATCACTTTTCTTTGATACTCCCTTTGTGGGCGCAACCCGACAAAACTCTTGAGTTCACTCATGGCTCTCTTAACGGCTTCTTCATGGGCGTTTTTAAGGGCCCTTCCGTGAGTCAGCCCATCAATCCTCCCCCTGCCGTAAGATGAGAGGTAACCCGGAAAACCACCCAGTTTAATAGACGCCTCCCGAAGCTCGTCAATGGAAAAATCCACGTTTCCCGCCGCGAGGAGGCCTCTTTTTAAGAACTCAATCCCAGTTTGAACGTCCCAAGGCTCAACGTCCACCCTTACCGGAGCACGTCCATAGAGATAATCGTCGTATTCGGGATTCAGAAGCTTCTTGAAGAGCCCCATGGCGGAGCCCGTGAAGATTATTATGGGTCTTTTCTCCGCCAGAACGTTATGAAGCCTCCACAGTGCAGCGAGGAGCTTGTTTCTTTCCGTCCGCATGTCCTGAACCTCATCCCATACCAGCAGGCTTCCCTCGGGAAGAGCCCTCATGACTTCATCAAAGAGGGCCGCGGGATTCTTGGGGGCTATGGAGATGTTTTCCTCCCTTTCGAGAACCGCTTCGAAGAACTTAATACCCAAAGAGACCCTCCTGAGCTTGAGTTTATCCTCGTGCACTAAATTCATTACGTCCAGCCCGAACCTCTCCACGAATTCGGTAAAGTTGTGAATGCCAGCAAAGTTTGAATAAACCGCGGGGTTACCCGTTGTGGAAGAATAGTGGGTTGCGAACGCCCTCGCGAGGCTGGTCTTCCCAACGGCCCTTGGCCCTATGATCGCCACCCACCGTTTCTTTTCGAGGACAAGCTGATGCAACTGGGAAACTTCCCTCTCCCTGCCATACAACTCCTCAACTTTAATTATCGGGGTTTCTGGAAAGGGTTTCATACCATCCACCACATTTTTTAAGATTAAAAAATCTGTTATTTAAGTGTTTTGAAGCTTTGAAATGGCCTAAGAGAGGATTGGAAAGCCCATTACAGAGGACTTTTAACGTGCTCAAAAAATTGGGTAATAATGAACATTAAGATTCATACAAAATCCAAAGGAGCGAGCGAAACCCCTAAATACCCCCACGCATACAATCTCCTGAGACAGTACGGCGCCGAGGCGCTCTGAGCTTCTTATTTTCCTTCCAGACAAGGCCTTAACCAAGTTTTTCTTTCAAACTGGCAGGAGCCAAAGCGTGCAATCTAAAATTTGCCCGTGAAGAGGGTTTGGCTTTAAAATAGGCCATTAATCAGGTTTCAACTTTGTTCTGGCGTCCAAAGGACGCCTTGTGGGGGTGAAACTCTTCAGAGCTGTAATTGTGGAATAAACCCGTAGCAAAATCGCCCGTTTTAACGTGCACGAACTATAAAATCTGCCCCACAAACAGTCAGAACCTTTTGATGAAACTTTGCGTCAGCAAAGTTTCAATGGTGCCGGGGCGGGGCTTTGAACCCCGGACCTCTCGGTTTCTCAGGCTCCCCCGAAGGGAAGCGGCCCTATGAGCCGAGCGCTCTGACCAGGCTAAGCTACCCCGGCACTGCCCGAGCGCCCGGGTTATACCTTCAGGAGGGCATTTTTAAATCTTTCGATGGACACGAACCCGATGCTCTTTCGCTGGGGAACTGTTTTATAATCCCTCCCTCCAAGTTGGTTCATGATGGGAAGGTTCCTCGCGGCGTTTGCCATCGCGTTCATTGTCATCATCGCGGGCTGCCTCTCGGCCACTCCGGAGACCGGAACGCCCGAAAGTACCGCATACCAATCTACAACTTCAACCACTCCGTTCTCCACTCCAACGCCTGGTTCATCCCCCGCAACCTGGACTAATCCCCTTGTGAGCTGGGAGAACGTGACCGTGTCTCTCCCGGGCCAGGACGCCGAGCTCAGCTGTCCGGGAATCCTCTGGCGCTACATCCTCAGGGATGCACTTTCCTGTATGCTGGGCAGGGAAGAGCTTGAGGTCATATCACCCCTCGCGGAGGAGCTCAAGGGTGAAGACCTCGCCCAGAGTGCCTGGAACGTCCTAGCCTGGGAAGGAGAGTGGCTGAGCTACGACTGGGAGAAGGCCAAACAGCCCTTCGCCAAGGTCATAATATACCCCGACGGAAGAGAGGAGGTTGTTGAGGGGCAGAACAACACCATTCAGACCCCCTACGAGACGATAATGCGGAGAACCGGTATATGCACCGACTACACAGTTCTCACGGATGCCCTGCTCCTGGCCATGAACTACTCGCCGGTCTACGCGATGGCCATAAACCTCACCGATTTGGGGCACGCCACGGCGTTGGTAAAGATAAACGGATGGTACTTCACCCTCGACCAGCACCTCCCGCCCATGGATTTAGGTGCCTACTACCACTACTGGGAGCGGCAGGGGAGCAGGATAGTTAACGCCACCCTCTACGAGATAACACCGGGCGAAGAGAAGGCCAACATAAAGGTTCTGGGCGTCGTTGCCGGCGAGGAGTTCCTCAACCAGGACTACACCATGGGTGATGCCGACGCGAGGAATTTAGCCGTTTCCATGATGAATCTGCTCTATGAGGGATTCGGCCTGAAGGCCGACGAATCCCTGAAAAGACTCTCCGACGGAAAGCTCCCGAGGGGGTACAGGGCCGGCTGGACGTGGGGGGTTACCTACTACAACCTGGCCGACTACTACCACCCCTTCTTCCATGAAGAGTACGCCGAGTGGCTGGTCTCCCAGATGCTTTCTGACCAAGAGTTCGCGGGCTACGTCCAGAAGAGCGACGCGGTCTGGATAGAGGTCCGGATAGAGGGCGAGGATTTAATCCTCACCATCTACCTCGGGAGCTCTTAGAATAGCCCCGGGAGTTCCTTGGATAGCGGGAGTTTCTTCTTCCGCTTCTCCCGTAGTAACCGGAGCGATCACTTTCATACCTCTCGCGGTACTCCCTCGGGATCTCCTCGCTGAGCTCGGACTTCCTTATCTCCACGCCGGCTACCTGTGCAATGTAGCGCAGCCTCTTGAACTCACCGGGCATTATGAAGGTTATCGCCCTTCCCCGCTTGCCCATCCTGCCGGTTCTCCCTATCCGGTGGACGTAGTCCTCGGCAGTCATGGGCAGGGAGTAGTTGACGATGTGGCTTATGTCCTGAACGTCGAGGCCCCTCGCCGCAACGTCGGTCGCAACTAAAATCCTTGTTCTCTTCGTCTTGAAGCGCCAGAATGTCCTTTCCCTCGAGTTTTGGCTCATGTCGCCGTTTAGAGCCTCGGCGCTGTAGCCGGCTCTCCTGAGCCTCTCACTCAGCTCCCTGGTTTCCCTCTTGGTGGCGCAGAAGACTATGCCGTAGAAGTCGTTGCCGAGTATCTTCTTCAGCACCGTGAACTTCCGCGCTGGGACGACCTCCACGTACTCCTGATCCACCATTTCCGGAACCAACTCGTCGCTGCTGACGCTTATCACCTCATGGTTCTTCATGTAACGCCTCGCGAGCCTTCTAATCTCTGGGGGCATGGTGGCAGAGAACATCAGCACCCTCTTCCTCCGTGGCGTCTCCCTGAAAATCGCCTCTATGTCGTCTATGAAGCCCATGTCGAGCATCCTGTCGGCCTCGTCAAGGATGAAGAACTTCACCGAGCTTAAATCGAGGGTTCCGCGCCTTATGTGGTCGAGAACCCTGCCGGGAGTTCCAACGACGACGTGGGTTCCCCTCTCAAGGGCCCTTATCTGCGGCCCTATCGGCTGGCCGCCGTAGACGGCATATACGTAAACCCTCTTCCTCCCGCGGAGGCTCTTGATTTCATCCGCCACCTGGAGGGCAAGCTCCCTCGTGGGGGTCAATATTATCGCCTGAACGGCCTTTATATTCGGATCAATCGCCTCGATTATTGGAAGCGCAAAGGCGGCAGTCTTTCCCGTCCCGGTCTGGGACTGGCCGATTATATCGACGTCGCCCGATAGAAGGCGGGGGATTACCTCCCTCTGAATGTCCGTTGGGGTCTCAAAACCCTTCTCTCTAACCGCCACTAACGTGGCCTCTGATAAGCCCAATCTTTCAAAACTCATTTTCCTAACTCCTTACGTTGCTCAAACGCATCCCTTCTCAAGCGGAACGCGTCGAGAAGAAACGCGGTCTGGCGGGCCGGGGGGGATTCGAACCCCCGACCACGGGATTAAGAGTCCCGCGCTCTAACCATGCTGAGCTACCGGCCCTCAACCCGAAGTCATAGACGGGAGGTTGCTTTATAAATTTTTTGGTCAGAGGCCGGAAATTGGACAGGGAAAACTTTATAAAGCCTCTCCGAGCGTTATACTTTGGCAACGCGGGGGTTGCCGAGCCTGGTCAAAGGCGCGGGATTGAGGGTCCCGTCCCGTAGGGGTTCCGGGGTTCAAATCCCCGCCCCCGCACCAGAAACGTTTCTGTCTCGAATTATCATTTGAATCACAAAATTCTCACAGCCTTTCTCGGTCGATAACGAAAAAAACAGTTAGATTCCCAGAACACACGTCCTGGTTAGCCCGCTATCCAGTTGAGGCCCTATACAGTTCCATTCTACTCAAAACGACTTTTGGCGCATAAAAACGGAAATGTAAAAAACGGGTTGCTCATGAGGGAATTACCATCCGTAGCCGTACATCCTCGCCATCAGGTGCCTCTTGATTTGCCTGCCGTAGTAGTAGCCTATGGCCATTCCAACGAGGAGCCCGCCCAGGTGGGCGTAGACGTTGACGCCCGGCAGGATGCTGTTTATCAGGAAGAGCACGAAGGCGTTTATCAGCGCGGCCTGCATGTTGCCTCCGACGACGCCCGTTATGAGTATCAGCGCCCCGACTATGCCGAAGAGGGCTCCACTCGCACCGGCGCTGGCCGAGTTGGCTGGCAGCAGGAGGAGCGTCAGCAGGTTTCCGGCTAAACCAGAGACGAGGTAGACCATGACGAGCCTCTTCGGCCCGAGGATTCCCTCAAGCTGTCTGCCCATCATCAGGAGGAAGTACATGTTGAAGCCTATGTGGAGTATGCCGACGTGCACGAACATCGCGGTTATTAGTTGCCACCAGGCACCATTGATGACGGCGTAGTTCCACTGGCCGAGCCTTGCAAGGACTCCGATGCTTATACTGAGCGGGTTCCCGCTGAGGATTGCCTCGACTATGTAAACGGCCACGTTTATCAGGAACAGCGTAAACGTCGCCTTCCCGTAGCGGGCAAAATACTTCTCAAGACTCATTTTCCAGCTCCTCCAGAATCATGTCGAGCAGGTAGCGGTCGTTGACGGCTATTACGTTTGTCTTGCTCGTTGCGTCGAGCCTCAGCTCCAGCTCCTTCCCCCTCTCGTCCGTGACTATCGCCCCCGCCTCCCTCGCTATCAGCACTCCTGCCGCTATATCCGTCGTCCTCACGTAGTTCCTTATGTCCAGGACACCGTCGAGGGCCCCCTTTGCCAGGTAGGTAAGCTCAACGGCTATCGCACCGAGGACGCGGACGCGTTTGACTCTCCTTATTAGGCCCAAACACCTGCCGCGCGTGTAGAAGCTGAGTGCCTCCTTTCCGCGCTCGGGTTTCCTGACTCTTATGGGCTTTCCGTCCATGTAGGCGCCTTCCCCAGGCAGGGCCTCGTAAAACGTCTTTGTGGCGAACTCGTATATCGCACCATAGATGGGCTTCCTTCCTTTAAAGACGGCGAAGCTGAAGGCGAATATTGGTATGCCTGCGGCGAAGTTGTACGAGCCGTCTATGGGGTCAACGATGACCGTGTAGTCGCTCCCGTTGTCTATGAAGCCTATCTCCTCGCTGACGACATTAACGCCCAGGGGCTGAAGTCTGCTAAGAACAACGTCTTCAGCCACTTTGTCAACGTATTTGGTAACGTCTCCGCTGACGTTCTCTCCTATCGCCTCCCCTGCCTTGGGAGTGCCGAAGAGGGGCATTACTTCCTTTTCAACCTCCCTCGCGGTTTCGAGGGCGACCTCGTTCCACGGGATTTCCGTATTAGTTTTCATACTAACCACCCATCAGCATTATCAACAGGTTCCTCGTTCCCGGCCCGAAGCCGAGGATGAACATCGTGAGCTTCACGAAGTTGATCAGATCTGGATCCTCGTCCTTCATCCACCTGTCGAGTATCCACACCACAGGCAACAGTATTAGGAACTTCTCGGCGTATATAACCGCCGGCGTCCCGAAGGCATCCATAAGCCACCTTGCGAGGACGTGCTGCTCCCAGAAGCCAAGGAACTGGATTCCTACAAATGTGGTTGTAGCGTCGTAGAAGTGGGTGTAAAAGAGGAGCGAGTTGTCCCTGACGAGGGTGAGCTTCTTTGAGACGAGCCATATAAATGCCTCGGCTATTATCAGCGCCGGAATGAAGTACTTGAAGACCTCCGGGTTGAAGTTAACCCTTCCCAGGTTTATTATCAGGACGAAGACTAACCCACCGAGCAGAACCCAGCCGAAGTCCCTATAGAGAGGATAAAACTTCTCTCCGGAGCAATGCCTCCACACGGCGTAGAGAGACGCTATCGCAAAGGCCGCTATGACGAAGTAGCCGCCGGGGCTGACGGTCAGGTAAGTCCTTGGGAGGATTCCAACGTCGGTCATGCTCCGCATCAGCGGGCCAAGGATTATGTACGGAATGAGCGCTTTGAAGAAGCGGTCGTCAACCTTTATTCCCATCCGTTTGAGCATCTTGTAGAGGAGCATCACAGCTATGCCCAGGATTATGGCGTAGACAACCGTGTTCACGGGATTGTAACCCTGGTTTTCCTGTATCGGTTTTATGAAGTACTCGTAAAAGAACTCGTAGAGCCCCATTCGACCACCATAGACCGTTGTTCCGATAGCCTTAAAGCTTTTCCCACCCATTATCTATCTGGACGGTGGTTGAGATGCATCTGATGCAGCTGCCCAGAGAGGTGCTGCTGGGCGAAAATCTGAAGGGAGAGGCCGTTAACGTCGCGAAGAGGCTTGGTCTGGGTGAGAGAGCTTTAGTGCTCTATGGGCCGAAGACGAAAGAGATAGCCGGAAAGGACATCGAAAAGAGTCTCAGGGAGTCGTTTGAGGTGAGCGCGCTGGTAATCCGGGAGGCCAACATGGAGGAGGTCGAGAAGACCCTGACTAAAATTAGGGACGATAACTCTGACTGGCTCATAGCCGTTGGAGGGGGTAGCATAATCGACGTCGCCAAGCTTGCCTCGTTTAAAGCCGGAGTTCCCTTCATCAGCTTTCCCACTACAGCTTCCCACGACGGCATAGCGAGTGCAAACGCATCCATCAAGGACCTCGGGACCAAAACGTCGGTCAAGGCCGTGCCTCCGGTGGCGGTGATAGCCGACGTGAGGGTCATCAAGACCGCCCCCTACCGCTACCTCGCGGCTGGCGTTGGCGACATGATAAGCAACCTAACCGCTGTAAAGGACTGGCAGCTGGCCCACAGGATAAAGGGCGAGTACTACAGCGAGTACGCGGCTTCACTGAGCCTGATGAGCGCCAAGATGGTGATAAAGAACGCGGACATAATACGCCTCGGCAACGAGGAGAGCGTGAGGAAGGTTGTGAAGGGTCTTATTTCGTGTGGCGTGGCCATGAGCATAGCCGGCTCTTCAAGGCCAGCCAGCGGTGCGGAGCACCTCTTCAGCCATGCGCTCGATGCCATAGCGCCAAAACCGGCCCTGCACGGTGAGCAGGTCGGAGTTGGGACGATAATAATGGCGTATCTCCACGGGCTCAAGTGGGAGCGGATTAGGGAAACCTTAAAGAAGGTCGGGGCGCCAACTAACGCATACGAGCTTGGGATCGACCCGGAGTATATAATTGAGGCCCTCACGATTGCCCACACGATACGGCCCGAGAGATACACGATCCTCGGAAAGGACGGCCTCACGCGAGAAGCCGCCGAAAAGGCCGCTAAAATCACAGGGGTCATCTGAAGATCACCGCTTCAAAAACGGAGGTGTTTGGAATGGCAATAATCACGTTAGTTGGGGAAAAGCTGGCAAGACCTGGGGTTGAGTTCATATATTACGGCCCGGCAGAACCGTGCAAGACGTGCAAATTAGCTGGAGTCTGCGTCGGAAACCTGGAACCCGGCAGGAGGTATAAAATTCTCAGGGTAAGGAGCATGCCCTCTCACTCCTGCCCGCTTCACGAGGGCAAGGTTCGCGTCGTCGAGGTCGTCGAGCCGAGCATCGAGGTCGCGATAGAGCCGAGGCTGGCCATAGCCGGTTCCGTGATAAAGCTTCACTTCGCGGACTGCAGCGACAGGGAAAAAGCGGATCTGTTCAGGCCGGAGGGCCTCTTCGAGGGCGACCACGTGAAGATAATAGAGATCCTCGACGATGTCGAGTGCGGTGGCAGGACATACAAGGTCGTCAAGGTCATGCGCAAGAAGGACTGACCTCATTCTTTTTCCACTTTTGTGAACGCAATCAGCTCTTCTTCCCCCGTTCTTATTCTGTAAATGCGCATCTTCCCATCGAGGAAGTTCCTAATGGCCATCAGAGTTTTCTCGCGCCTAATCAGCAGCTCCCAGGCTTCGTCAACACTCACCGCCTCAAACCTCAGCCTCTCCCCCGGCCTGCTCTGTGCAACTATGGGAAGATCGGCCGTTGAAACGACGGCTATCTTGGCGTAGCCGCCGGTTGTCTGGGCGTCGTGAAGCATCACTATCGGCTTTCCGCTGGACGGCACCTGAACCGTTCCAGGCAGCAGGGGCTCCGTAACGATGTCCGCGCCCCTCTCGGAGTGTTCTATGGTCTTTCCATCGAGGCGGTAGCCCATCCTGTCGGACTCGGGAGTTACGGTATAGGACTCGCTCAGGAAGGTCTCTATCCCCTCTTCGGTGAAGTGGTCGAGGCCGGGGCCGAGGACGACGCGGACGGTCTTTTCCTTAGAAGAATAGTCCGGCCTCAGCTCGGAGGGAAGGTATCTCCCTTCCTTCCCGGCTAGTATCGCGTAGCCGAGGCTTAGCCTATCGCCGGCCTCCAGTGGCCTTCCGAGACCGGCCTTGGGATAGGCCGAGCAACTGCCAAGGAGCCTTTCGCACTTTATCCCGCCGGCGAAGGCTATGTATCCGTAGAGGCCGCTCTTCAAGGCGCCAACCTCAAGGATGTCGCCCCTCTTGGCCCAGTAACTCCTCCAGGGTTCAATTGGGACGCCGTTTAGCTTCACCTCAACATCCCCAGCGATAGCAAAGACTGCCGAGGAATTGAATCTAAGCGTTGGGCCGGCCAGAAGGAACTCAAGGAGCGGAGCATCGCCGGGGTTTCCGACGAGGTAGTTCGCTATCCTCGCGGAGTAGTCGTCCATGAAGCCTGAAACCGGAACGCCGAGCTTTCGGTAGCCTCTCCTGCCTGAGTCCTGGACGGTTAGAAGCGAGGGCACTTTTAGGAGCTCAATCATTCCTTTCACCCCATTCACGCTCGTAGAGCTCCCTGAATTCATCTTCGTCTACTGGGACGAACCTCACCCTGTCACCCGGCTGGAGAAGAGTTGGCGGCTCTTTCGATGGATCGAAGAGTCTCAGGGGAGTCCTGCCTATAAGCCTCCAACCCCCGGGGCTTTCGAGGGGGTAAATACCGGTCTGCTTTCCCGCTATTCCCACAGAGCCTGCTGGCACTTTCAGGCGAGGCTTTTCAAGTCTTGGTGTCGCTATCCTATCGTCCATTCCGCCGAGGTATGCAAACCCTGGGAGGAAGCCGAGGAAGTAGACGCGGTAGACCGGCCTCGAGTGAATTTCTATGACCTCATCAACGCTCAGGCCATTGTATTCCGCCACGAACTCCAAATCGGGACCGTATTCACCGCCATAAACGACTGGAACCTCCACGAGTTTCCCCTCGAAGCGCTCTGAAGTGAACTCGACCCCCTCAACGGCCCGCTTGACGCTTTCGAAGTCTATCAACACAGGATTGTAAATTACAGCGAGGGATGAATAAGCCGGAACGACTTCGACGAGCCACTCAAAGTTGGCCTTCTCTATTGCCCTCGCGAGGGAGTGTATTTTCTCGTTTAGCTCCTCGTCTATAACCTCGCCGAAGGAAATCAGCAGGGCGGAATCGCCGAGGGGTTTGAATTTCATGGTCTCACCTTTTGCGGTCAAATTCCTTCCGAATCTCCTTCGGATTAAAATCCTTCTCAAAGATTCCGAACGCAGATTCTAGGTCTCGCTGGAACGCTTCAATCTTTTTCTTATCCCAAGTCCTCTTGGGTTTCATCGTATAAACTCCCCCATTGGCACTATCTTAACGCCCTCCTCCTCAAGAACCTCCCTGATGTGCTTTGCTATCTCAACAGCTTTTGGATTGTCGCCGTGCACGCAGATGGTATCAGCTTTCAGCTCAATCCACTCGCCGTTTATCGCTTTCACCCCCCCATCCTTGACCATCGAGATAACGCGCTCGGCTATCTCTTCTCTGTCGTGAATTACTGCCCCGGGTTTCGAGCGCGGGACGAGTGTTCCGTCCGGGTTGTATGCCCTGTCGGCAAAAACCTCGTGGGCCACCTTAACTCCCATCTCCTCCGCTATTTCAGCCGGCCTTGAGCCCGAGAGGGTAACGAATATCAGGTTCTTATCGAAGTCCGCTATACCTTCTATCACAGCTCTCGCGAGTTCCTCTTCTCTGACTAGGGCGTTGTACAAAGCACCGTGTGGCTTGACGTGCTGTAACTCAAGGTCCTCAGCCCTCGTGAAGGCATAAAGCGCCCCAATTTGATAGAGGATGTAGTTCCTCGCTTCCTCCGGTGAAAGCTTCATGTACCTCCTTCCGAATCCGAGCAAATCCGGGTAGCCCGGGTGAGCACCGAGGGCCACGCCCTTCTCCTTCGCGAGCCTCACGGTTTTTCTCATGACCAGCGGGTCGCCGGCGTGCCAGCCGGTAGCTACGTTGGCGCTCGTGATGTGGTTCATGACCTCCTCATCGAGACCAAGCTTGTAACGGCCGAAGCTCTCCCCGAGGTCAGAGTTCAGGTCAACCTTCATGCTCTCACCACTTTCATTTCGACGGAAATCTAAAAAAGGGTTTCTCCGAGTTAGGGGTATGAAGGCCCAGGTCATAGACACCGCGATATTCATCCAGGGGGTTGATGTTGAGGGCGTTACGACGCCGAAGGTCGTCGATGAGGTGAAAGACCCGGAGTCGAGGCTTTTCTTGGAGGGACTGATTAGTGCGGGCAAGGTCAGGGTTCTCCAGCCGTCGAGGGAAAGCATTAGAGCCGTAATGGAAGCTGCCAAAAAGACGGGAGAACTTGGAGAACTCAGCGAGGCAGACCTTGAGGTTCTTGCCCTGGCGTACGAGCTTAAAGGGGTTCTCCTCACAGATGACTACAACCTCCAGAACATAGCGAAAACCCTCGGTATGGAGTTTAAAACCCTCAAAAGAGGGATAAAGCGCGTAATCAGGTGGAACTACGTCTGCATTGGCTGTGGGAAGCGCTTCAAGGAGATGCCCCCCGAAGGAGTCTGTCCCGACTGTGGGAGTCCGGTAAGGCTAATCCCTAAGAGAAAACGAAAAAAGAGGAGGTTTCATCCGTAGATATCGACGACTATTCTATCCGGGCCGCTCAGCGTGAAGTCCCTGTATGGAAGGTATGGAGTGTTCAGCTCAACGACGATGAATACGTAACCGCTGCTCTCGGTGGCGTATATCACAGGGGCGATGTAGGAACCCGTGTAGGTGTACTGCCAGTTGCCGTAGGTCTGCCAGCCGAGGTCTGAGAGTCTGGCGTTATCAAGTTGGATAACGAGATGGTAGCCGTTCGAGTAGGAGGTGTAGTAGGTGTGGTAGCTAACCGCCTTGCTGAGATCAACCACCAGCCTGAAGTAGCCGTCGTGCTGGGCGAACCTTATGCCCATAACCGTCGGAACCGGGTCGTGAACCGGAACACCAAAGTACCGCTGAACCCCGTGGAGTATCGCGTAAGCGTAGCGCCACTGGTAGTTCTCGTCGGTTATTACCCTCACGTCGTAGGTGTTCGTCACAAAGCCGGTCTCGATGAGTATTGCCGGCATGGAGGTATACTTGAGGACGTAGAAGCCGGCCTCCTTAACGCCCCTGTTGTTGAGCGGGATCACCTTGGCTATTTCCCCATCAACGTAGGTCGCGAGGAGGTTGCCCCTGTACGAGCCGTAGTAATGGTAGACCTCAAAACCGCTCGCAGAACTCGGCCCGGAGTTGGCGTGTATGCTGATGAAGATATCGCAACCGGCGGAGTTTGCTATCTGCACCCTTCCGGAGAGGGTGACGAAGTAGTCACCGTCCCTGGTGAGGACAACCCGCGCGCCGTCATCTTGGAGAACCTTAGCGACTTTGAGCGCTATTGCAAGGTTGATGTCCTTCTCCTGAACGCCGTTGGCGACCGCTCCGGGGTCCGTTCCTCCGTGTCCGGCATCGACGCAGATGGTGTAGCCACTCAAATCCGTCCCCGAGGCGGAAGTGGGAACCGGGACTATGGCGAGTGCCAGCAGAACTACACCCAAAACCACGGCAGCTTTCCTCATATTTTATCCCCCCAGATAGCGAAACTAACTTCTAAATCCCTTTCCAAGCTTTATAAAACTTGTCAGAATTGTTCTGTTCATGGCATTGATGGATAAAAATGAGCATGAATAAAGACATGGAACTAATTAGAAATGGCAGATTGGCGTCCCGGACGGGCTCGGCGCTCATAGGGTACGTCACCGCTATTGCTCAGCCCGTCTTGGAATCGTCACGGCCCGTCCGGGACGGCGTCAGGGCCAGTCCTCGTCATCACAACGCTCGGTGCAATTCGCTGTCATCATCCGCGGTTCAACCTTGGAGGTAGTAGGATATAAGCTTTCTCAGCTCGACGTTGCGCTCGGGCTTCATTCTCAAAAACCTCTTAAGCTGGCTGTTCTCGGCAAGTAATCCGGAAAGCTCGATGGCGAGTATCTTGTTGTCCTCGCTCAGGCCGTAGGCCTTGAAGCGGAGCGGGGCGTACTCCTTCTCAAGCTCCCACGTCCTTTCCTCAAGCTCCCGTGCTTTTCTTTCAAGCTCCTCAAGGTTTCCCTTCGGCTCACGGAACTCGCCGGTCAGGGCTATCTCAATGACCCGCTCAACGGGAACTCCATACCTCTCACTGAGGCGCTTGAGTTCTCCCCACAGCTCTTCGTTTATCTCGGCCTCAATTTTTCCAAAGCCCTTGTTCGGCTTGATGATGAGCCTCATCTCGTTCACACTCCGTGAA from Thermococcus sp. MAR1 includes these protein-coding regions:
- a CDS encoding ATP-binding protein, whose translation is MKPFPETPIIKVEELYGREREVSQLHQLVLEKKRWVAIIGPRAVGKTSLARAFATHYSSTTGNPAVYSNFAGIHNFTEFVERFGLDVMNLVHEDKLKLRRVSLGIKFFEAVLEREENISIAPKNPAALFDEVMRALPEGSLLVWDEVQDMRTERNKLLAALWRLHNVLAEKRPIIIFTGSAMGLFKKLLNPEYDDYLYGRAPVRVDVEPWDVQTGIEFLKRGLLAAGNVDFSIDELREASIKLGGFPGYLSSYGRGRIDGLTHGRALKNAHEEAVKRAMSELKSFVGLRPQREYQRKVIALLNAMGEGVSRPSSLARLSGLTEVSVVNTLETLLEMGIVEKESKSKVVSIYRFKYGFYQEAALRIRA
- a CDS encoding transglutaminase-like domain-containing protein, yielding MMGRFLAAFAIAFIVIIAGCLSATPETGTPESTAYQSTTSTTPFSTPTPGSSPATWTNPLVSWENVTVSLPGQDAELSCPGILWRYILRDALSCMLGREELEVISPLAEELKGEDLAQSAWNVLAWEGEWLSYDWEKAKQPFAKVIIYPDGREEVVEGQNNTIQTPYETIMRRTGICTDYTVLTDALLLAMNYSPVYAMAINLTDLGHATALVKINGWYFTLDQHLPPMDLGAYYHYWERQGSRIVNATLYEITPGEEKANIKVLGVVAGEEFLNQDYTMGDADARNLAVSMMNLLYEGFGLKADESLKRLSDGKLPRGYRAGWTWGVTYYNLADYYHPFFHEEYAEWLVSQMLSDQEFAGYVQKSDAVWIEVRIEGEDLILTIYLGSS
- a CDS encoding DEAD/DEAH box helicase, yielding MSFERLGLSEATLVAVREKGFETPTDIQREVIPRLLSGDVDIIGQSQTGTGKTAAFALPIIEAIDPNIKAVQAIILTPTRELALQVADEIKSLRGRKRVYVYAVYGGQPIGPQIRALERGTHVVVGTPGRVLDHIRRGTLDLSSVKFFILDEADRMLDMGFIDDIEAIFRETPRRKRVLMFSATMPPEIRRLARRYMKNHEVISVSSDELVPEMVDQEYVEVVPARKFTVLKKILGNDFYGIVFCATKRETRELSERLRRAGYSAEALNGDMSQNSRERTFWRFKTKRTRILVATDVAARGLDVQDISHIVNYSLPMTAEDYVHRIGRTGRMGKRGRAITFIMPGEFKRLRYIAQVAGVEIRKSELSEEIPREYRERYESDRSGYYGRSGRRNSRYPRNSRGYSKSSRGRW
- a CDS encoding rhomboid family intramembrane serine protease; the protein is MSLEKYFARYGKATFTLFLINVAVYIVEAILSGNPLSISIGVLARLGQWNYAVINGAWWQLITAMFVHVGILHIGFNMYFLLMMGRQLEGILGPKRLVMVYLVSGLAGNLLTLLLLPANSASAGASGALFGIVGALILITGVVGGNMQAALINAFVLFLINSILPGVNVYAHLGGLLVGMAIGYYYGRQIKRHLMARMYGYGW
- a CDS encoding bifunctional fructose-bisphosphatase/inositol-phosphate phosphatase: MKTNTEIPWNEVALETAREVEKEVMPLFGTPKAGEAIGENVSGDVTKYVDKVAEDVVLSRLQPLGVNVVSEEIGFIDNGSDYTVIVDPIDGSYNFAAGIPIFAFSFAVFKGRKPIYGAIYEFATKTFYEALPGEGAYMDGKPIRVRKPERGKEALSFYTRGRCLGLIRRVKRVRVLGAIAVELTYLAKGALDGVLDIRNYVRTTDIAAGVLIAREAGAIVTDERGKELELRLDATSKTNVIAVNDRYLLDMILEELENES
- a CDS encoding DUF63 family protein, whose amino-acid sequence is MGLYEFFYEYFIKPIQENQGYNPVNTVVYAIILGIAVMLLYKMLKRMGIKVDDRFFKALIPYIILGPLMRSMTDVGILPRTYLTVSPGGYFVIAAFAIASLYAVWRHCSGEKFYPLYRDFGWVLLGGLVFVLIINLGRVNFNPEVFKYFIPALIIAEAFIWLVSKKLTLVRDNSLLFYTHFYDATTTFVGIQFLGFWEQHVLARWLMDAFGTPAVIYAEKFLILLPVVWILDRWMKDEDPDLINFVKLTMFILGFGPGTRNLLIMLMGG
- a CDS encoding NAD(P)-dependent glycerol-1-phosphate dehydrogenase, whose product is MHLMQLPREVLLGENLKGEAVNVAKRLGLGERALVLYGPKTKEIAGKDIEKSLRESFEVSALVIREANMEEVEKTLTKIRDDNSDWLIAVGGGSIIDVAKLASFKAGVPFISFPTTASHDGIASANASIKDLGTKTSVKAVPPVAVIADVRVIKTAPYRYLAAGVGDMISNLTAVKDWQLAHRIKGEYYSEYAASLSLMSAKMVIKNADIIRLGNEESVRKVVKGLISCGVAMSIAGSSRPASGAEHLFSHALDAIAPKPALHGEQVGVGTIIMAYLHGLKWERIRETLKKVGAPTNAYELGIDPEYIIEALTIAHTIRPERYTILGKDGLTREAAEKAAKITGVI